CCAATTCATCGAGCGCAGCTAGGGGAATATACGGCGGATTAGAAAGGATCAAATCGAACCGTTCATCCCCCAGCGCCTGCCACCAATCGCCCAGGCGGAATTCGACACCGCGGCTTCCCAATCGCTTGGCGTTAATCGCTGCCAATGCCAGGGCGCTTGGGGAGATATCGGTGGCAACCAACTCGAGCTGCGGCCGCTCGTGAGCCAGCGTCAGCGCGATGGTTCCGCAGCCAGTACCCAAATCGGCGATGCGTACCCCTCGCGCGCGCCGATCGACCGCCTCCAATGCGACCTCGACCAGCAGCTCGGTTTCCGGGCGCGGAATTAATACCTCAGATGTTACTTTAAATTCGAGCGAATAAAACTCTCGCTTACCGACCAAGTAGGCGAGCGGTACGCGTCGGGTTCGTTGTTCAAGTATTGCATTAAGTTTGGTCAAGGCTTCAGGCGTGATCACGGGATCGCCAGTGATCAGCGCGACACGTTCGCATCCCAAGACGAAAGCGGCTAAAAGCTCTGCCTCCAGCTCGGGCCCCTCCACGCCGGCCTCACGCAAGCGCACCCCCGCCCACGATAGCCATCGGCGCGCTCGCCTTTCATCCACGATCGGCGTGGACATCGACTTAGGCGCCCAGAGCTTGGCCCTGATCGTGCGTGTTAAGCGCGTCGATTAGCGGATCGAGGCCGCCGTCAAGGACCCGATCGAGCTGATGCAAGGTGAGGTTAATGCGATGGTCGGTGACCCGCGACTGCGGAAAATTGTAGGTTCTGATGCGCTCGGAGCGGTCGCCCGTACCAACCATCGAACGGCGGCTTTGCGCCACCTTGGCTTCCTGCTCTTCACGCGCCTTTTCTAACAAACGGGCCCGCAGAATCTTGAGCGCGCGCGCCTTGTTCTTATGCTGCGATTTCTCGTCGCGACACACGATCACCATGCCGGTGGGCAAATGGGTGATTCGCACCGCAGAATCGGTGGTGTTGACGCTCTGGCCGCCCGGACCCGAGGCGCGCATCACGTCGATGCGCAAGTCCTTTTCTTCATTGATATTGACCTCGACCTCGTCGGCTTCGGGCAGCACCGCCACGGTCACCGCGGAGGTGTGAATTCGGCCCTGCGCCTCTGTGGCTGGCACACGCTGGACCCGATGGACCCCGCCCTCGAATTTGAGGCGGCTATAGGCGCCGTGACCCGAGATCGACGCCACTACTTCTTTGATGCCGCCCAGGCCGGTACTGCTCATGCTCAGCACTTCGACCTTCCAGCCCCGTTCTTCCGCGTAGCGGCTGTACATTCTAAACAGCTCGCTGGCAAACAGTGAAGCTTCCTCGCCGCCGGTGCCGGCGCGAATCTCCAGCAGTACGTCGCGCTCATCATTTTGGTCGCGCGGAGTCAGCAACTCCTTGAGTTGGCTCTCCAGCGCGTTCTGCCGCTCGCGTAGCGCCGGCAGCTCGGCCTTGGCCAATTCGCGCAGGTCCGGATCAGTACCCTCCAGGCTGGCGCGATACTCCGCGATATCTTCGAGTACTCGGCGGTAGGTGCGGATACATTCGACCACGCCGGCGATCTGCGAACGCTCTCGCCCCAGGCGCGCATACTCGCGGCTGTTGGCTATCAACGCCGGGTCACTGAGCTGGCGCTCAAGCTCGGTGTATCGCTCTTCGATCCCTTTTACTTTATCCAGCATCAAACCAGCGCCAGTCGCCTCGGAAAAAGGTGGCAGCCTCGGAACGTCGCCCCAAACCGATCGATGTTGGTTGGACCCGGCCGGCAGCCGGTTGTCTTATTGCAGGCCGTATTTGCGCTTGAAGCGCTCGACTCGGCCGGCGGTGTCGACCAAGCGCTGCTGACCGGTGTAAAACGGATGACACTTCGAGCATACTTCGACGTGCAAGGTAGAGACGGTCGAGCGCGTTTCGAAGGTATTGCCACAGGCACAGGTGA
Above is a genomic segment from Candidatus Binataceae bacterium containing:
- the prfA gene encoding peptide chain release factor 1; its protein translation is MLDKVKGIEERYTELERQLSDPALIANSREYARLGRERSQIAGVVECIRTYRRVLEDIAEYRASLEGTDPDLRELAKAELPALRERQNALESQLKELLTPRDQNDERDVLLEIRAGTGGEEASLFASELFRMYSRYAEERGWKVEVLSMSSTGLGGIKEVVASISGHGAYSRLKFEGGVHRVQRVPATEAQGRIHTSAVTVAVLPEADEVEVNINEEKDLRIDVMRASGPGGQSVNTTDSAVRITHLPTGMVIVCRDEKSQHKNKARALKILRARLLEKAREEQEAKVAQSRRSMVGTGDRSERIRTYNFPQSRVTDHRINLTLHQLDRVLDGGLDPLIDALNTHDQGQALGA
- the prmC gene encoding peptide chain release factor N(5)-glutamine methyltransferase produces the protein MSTPIVDERRARRWLSWAGVRLREAGVEGPELEAELLAAFVLGCERVALITGDPVITPEALTKLNAILEQRTRRVPLAYLVGKREFYSLEFKVTSEVLIPRPETELLVEVALEAVDRRARGVRIADLGTGCGTIALTLAHERPQLELVATDISPSALALAAINAKRLGSRGVEFRLGDWWQALGDERFDLILSNPPYIPLAALDELAPEVACFEPRLALVGGNDGLACYRLLAEGAKAHLVAGGEMMVEVGEGQADAVAALFQAGGARTITCWQDLAGQQRVVTGRWD
- the rpmE gene encoding 50S ribosomal protein L31; its protein translation is MKSGIHPQYRRCVVTCACGNTFETRSTVSTLHVEVCSKCHPFYTGQQRLVDTAGRVERFKRKYGLQ